A part of Stigmatella erecta genomic DNA contains:
- a CDS encoding TspO/MBR family protein — protein sequence MQTGSLALKNPSLKAESTAALAVFSALSAGAAIAGALATNGATQGWYRRLNKPPFQPPRAVFGPVWTVLYGLIAVSGWRVWNGPAGVARSRALSLWAVQLGFNAAWSWLFFGRRRLRSALVDVTALSLSVGAYLAAARKVDRTAAVLVAPYLGWVCFAGLLNEEIVRLNR from the coding sequence ATGCAGACCGGCAGCCTGGCGTTGAAGAACCCCTCCCTGAAGGCGGAGTCCACCGCGGCCCTGGCCGTGTTCAGCGCCCTGAGCGCGGGCGCGGCCATCGCGGGGGCCCTGGCGACGAACGGGGCCACCCAGGGGTGGTACCGGCGGTTGAACAAGCCCCCGTTCCAGCCGCCCCGCGCCGTGTTCGGCCCGGTGTGGACGGTGCTCTACGGGCTCATCGCCGTGTCGGGGTGGCGCGTGTGGAATGGGCCCGCGGGCGTGGCCCGCTCCCGGGCCTTGAGCCTGTGGGCCGTGCAGCTCGGCTTCAACGCCGCCTGGTCCTGGCTCTTCTTCGGCCGGCGGCGGCTGCGCAGCGCCCTGGTGGACGTCACCGCGCTGAGCCTGTCCGTGGGGGCCTACCTGGCCGCCGCGCGGAAGGTGGACCGCACCGCCGCGGTGCTCGTGGCGCCCTACCTGGGCTGGGTGTGCTTCGCCGGCCTCCTCAACGAGGAGATCGTCCGCCTCAACCGCTAA
- a CDS encoding helix-turn-helix domain-containing protein, which produces MTQAEVAEGIGNAPEVYGRMERGGVLPSVPTLLRLCLILGSGPHELMGFAEVEPRQQAPGTNTVPPGLIDTPEKRRLLRRLARLDRPRITILSRLAALLLPGP; this is translated from the coding sequence ATGACACAGGCAGAAGTAGCCGAGGGCATCGGCAACGCTCCCGAGGTTTACGGGCGCATGGAGCGGGGGGGAGTGCTGCCGAGTGTTCCCACGTTGCTGCGCCTCTGTCTGATTCTCGGAAGCGGGCCCCACGAATTGATGGGGTTTGCCGAAGTGGAGCCGAGGCAGCAGGCCCCCGGGACGAATACCGTGCCGCCCGGCTTGATTGACACTCCCGAGAAGCGGCGCCTATTGCGTCGCCTTGCTCGCCTTGACCGTCCGAGGATCACGATCTTGTCACGCTTGGCCGCCTTGCTTCTGCCGGGACCGTGA
- a CDS encoding serine/threonine protein kinase produces MQHPRIARILGPYEVQGVLFIVSDRVEGNSINSLITYSQMREKFLSPAFCLYVGAEVAGALHYAHTCKGENGAPLGIVHRDLNPARIFLEPEGGVILTDFARARSLLPGRVASTLPRPHGDVFYCSPEALLCEETDPRADLFSLGLVLLKLATWRHLYSTANVRPDDLEEALTEKVKGKVLDAAITAMEADLPDHADDCILRAATFTREDVDEITEPLAHPLRSIVRRLIHRDPEDRYQSAAEVEADLRAGLAALGVPYGATEALDEVLISLTGASMSRGVLGPTSESQLPPAMVTEEDIITERGGTT; encoded by the coding sequence CTGCAACATCCGAGGATCGCCCGCATCCTGGGGCCCTACGAAGTCCAAGGCGTTCTTTTCATCGTGTCCGACCGTGTAGAGGGCAACTCGATCAACAGCCTGATCACCTACTCGCAAATGCGCGAGAAGTTCCTATCCCCGGCGTTCTGCCTCTACGTGGGTGCCGAGGTTGCGGGCGCCCTGCACTACGCGCACACCTGCAAGGGCGAGAACGGCGCCCCGCTGGGCATCGTTCATCGGGACCTGAACCCCGCCCGCATCTTCCTGGAGCCAGAGGGCGGGGTGATTCTGACGGACTTCGCCCGCGCGCGCTCCCTGCTCCCGGGCCGCGTGGCATCGACGCTGCCGCGCCCTCATGGCGACGTGTTCTATTGCTCCCCCGAGGCGTTGCTATGCGAGGAGACGGATCCGCGCGCGGATCTGTTCTCGCTGGGGCTGGTGCTGCTGAAACTGGCCACGTGGCGCCACCTCTACAGCACAGCCAACGTGCGGCCCGACGACTTGGAGGAGGCGCTAACGGAGAAGGTAAAGGGGAAGGTTCTGGACGCGGCGATCACGGCCATGGAGGCAGACCTACCGGACCATGCGGACGACTGCATCCTGCGGGCTGCCACGTTCACGCGTGAAGACGTGGACGAGATCACCGAGCCTCTAGCGCATCCGCTGCGCTCCATCGTCCGCAGGTTGATCCATCGGGACCCAGAAGATCGCTATCAGTCGGCGGCTGAAGTGGAGGCCGATCTGCGGGCGGGCCTTGCTGCGCTGGGAGTCCCCTACGGAGCCACGGAAGCGCTAGACGAAGTGCTGATCTCGCTGACGGGCGCCAGCATGAGCCGGGGCGTTCTTGGGCCTACGAGCGAGAGCCAGTTACCCCCCGCCATGGTGACGGAAGAGGACATCATCACCGAGCGGGGCGGAACTACCTAG
- a CDS encoding methyltransferase produces MSQSTNDAPAQQVSPAQQMYELVASYWKTQLVAAVARLGLADLLGRGARLSDELAHEVKASPDGVYRLLRGGVAIGLFEETPPRTFTLTPLGACLRTSEPGSMADWAITQAGQVHWLPWGQLHEAVRTGQPMTRQVLGAEGWEYLAKHPEEAASFARAMGNLSAFVASDVARVHDFSRYARVADVGGSEGVLLAAVLRAFPPCQGILFDLPHVIEGARERLKAEGLAGRTQVVGGNFFEPVLPEAEAYLLKNVLHDWDDARCTLLLTQIHRAAPAGARLLVVEGVIPDDGRASATALMDVNMLVMVGGRERTASEYKALLASASWELERITPAGALVSVVEARRR; encoded by the coding sequence ATGTCGCAGAGCACGAACGACGCCCCTGCCCAGCAGGTTTCTCCCGCACAGCAAATGTACGAGCTCGTCGCCAGCTACTGGAAAACCCAGCTGGTCGCGGCCGTCGCCCGCTTGGGGCTGGCGGACCTCCTGGGGCGTGGTGCTCGCCTGAGTGACGAGCTCGCACACGAGGTCAAGGCCAGTCCTGACGGCGTCTACCGCCTGCTGCGCGGAGGCGTGGCCATCGGGCTCTTCGAGGAAACGCCTCCGCGCACGTTCACGCTCACCCCCTTGGGCGCATGCCTCCGCACGTCCGAGCCCGGCTCGATGGCGGACTGGGCCATCACCCAGGCTGGCCAGGTGCATTGGCTGCCCTGGGGCCAGCTCCACGAGGCGGTCCGCACGGGCCAGCCGATGACCCGGCAGGTGCTGGGCGCCGAGGGGTGGGAGTACCTCGCCAAGCACCCCGAGGAGGCCGCTTCCTTCGCCCGGGCCATGGGCAACCTCAGCGCCTTCGTGGCCAGCGACGTGGCGCGCGTCCATGATTTCTCGCGGTATGCCCGCGTGGCGGATGTGGGAGGGAGCGAGGGCGTGCTCCTGGCCGCCGTGCTCCGCGCATTCCCCCCATGCCAGGGCATCCTCTTCGATTTGCCCCATGTCATCGAAGGGGCCCGTGAGCGCCTGAAGGCGGAGGGACTGGCCGGCAGGACCCAGGTGGTGGGCGGAAACTTCTTCGAGCCGGTCCTCCCGGAAGCGGAGGCCTATCTGCTCAAGAACGTCCTCCATGACTGGGACGATGCGCGCTGTACCCTCCTGCTGACCCAGATCCACCGGGCCGCGCCGGCGGGGGCCCGGCTGCTAGTGGTGGAGGGCGTCATTCCCGATGACGGCAGGGCCTCGGCCACCGCCCTCATGGACGTGAACATGCTCGTCATGGTCGGTGGGCGCGAGCGCACGGCCAGCGAGTACAAGGCGTTGCTCGCCAGCGCCTCCTGGGAGCTGGAGCGCATCACGCCCGCAGGGGCCCTGGTGAGTGTCGTCGAGGCGCGCCGGCGCTGA
- a CDS encoding ParA family protein, whose protein sequence is MEAPTYSAKQVAEMLGVTPKELSGALKKDAYTPDDVWELRTTLQKFPAPIGHRRQLFLNFKGGTGKTSLSTSYAWRLAELGYAVLLIDLDSQGHSTKCLGYEGEDYEKTLQDVLVRKAPLSQVIQKSTLPNLDFIPSNLSMSTVDLALMPMAGREFKLRNALKEVESRYDVVVFDAPPSFGLLNLNALMAASDLFVPVLADFLSFHGLKLLFETVQSLEEDLNHVLDHVFIVVNSFNATFKLAKEALEALQTHYPEYLLPTIIRQCTKFAQAASEGRPVFVADPSSKGATDIQAMIDNVLPRMVAAAAARGAEATRAG, encoded by the coding sequence ATGGAAGCTCCAACCTACAGCGCCAAGCAGGTAGCCGAGATGCTCGGCGTGACGCCCAAGGAGCTCTCCGGGGCGTTGAAGAAGGACGCCTATACCCCCGACGATGTGTGGGAGCTGCGCACCACGCTCCAGAAGTTCCCCGCCCCCATCGGCCACCGGCGTCAGCTGTTCCTCAACTTCAAGGGCGGCACGGGCAAGACGTCCCTGTCCACCTCCTATGCGTGGCGCCTGGCGGAGCTGGGCTACGCGGTGCTGCTCATCGACCTGGACAGCCAGGGCCACTCCACCAAGTGCCTGGGCTACGAGGGCGAGGACTACGAGAAGACGCTCCAGGACGTGCTGGTGCGCAAGGCGCCCCTGTCCCAGGTGATTCAGAAGTCCACCCTGCCCAACCTGGACTTCATCCCCTCCAACCTGAGCATGTCCACGGTGGACCTGGCGCTGATGCCCATGGCCGGCCGCGAGTTCAAGCTGCGCAACGCGCTCAAGGAGGTGGAGAGCCGCTACGACGTCGTCGTCTTCGACGCGCCCCCGTCCTTCGGCCTGCTCAACCTGAACGCGCTCATGGCCGCCTCGGACCTGTTCGTCCCGGTGCTCGCCGACTTCCTGTCCTTCCACGGCCTGAAGCTGCTGTTCGAGACGGTGCAGAGCCTGGAGGAGGACCTGAACCACGTGTTGGATCACGTCTTCATCGTGGTGAACTCCTTCAACGCCACCTTCAAGCTGGCCAAGGAGGCGCTGGAGGCGCTCCAGACGCACTACCCGGAGTACCTGCTGCCCACCATCATCCGGCAGTGCACCAAGTTCGCCCAGGCCGCCAGCGAGGGCCGCCCCGTGTTCGTCGCGGACCCGTCCTCCAAGGGCGCCACCGACATCCAGGCCATGATTGACAACGTGCTGCCGCGCATGGTGGCTGCCGCGGCGGCCCGCGGCGCCGAGGCCACGCGCGCCGGCTGA
- a CDS encoding extensin-like protein: MKKAFEQNVSRAKPRVRLGALTGVLETAEGTAEAEAAHEPEAFAAEQAPAPDLSAEVRARIERARAPRPTASEAVSAALRAPLSVQEAQAMAALHSEVFGASVPAPSAEASPRVTAMEPEPVSASALSSPPVAVSPMAHADAPPTEVEIQTPTEELDPDARRERLKERLKAVRENPRPEPLPASVAEAGQRAVERINSLQGELNRLKALNLSLTQELEVTRRQSEKATEEARLRMDEARRLSSEMEARVKLLSDLERELAALEGERDEALLSLQEARQALQAAAQERDSLEAQVSQGKKALTDSLAEEERLATELEGARDETGRLSRAVETLQGERDVLAQQVASLTAERAELLEARKALESVHRALSQAISR, encoded by the coding sequence ATGAAGAAAGCCTTCGAACAGAATGTGTCCCGCGCCAAGCCCCGGGTCCGCCTCGGCGCGCTGACGGGCGTCCTGGAGACCGCGGAGGGCACCGCCGAGGCCGAGGCCGCGCACGAGCCCGAGGCGTTCGCCGCCGAGCAGGCCCCCGCCCCGGACCTGTCCGCCGAGGTGCGCGCCCGCATCGAGCGCGCCCGGGCCCCGCGCCCCACCGCCTCGGAGGCCGTGAGCGCCGCCTTGCGCGCCCCCCTGTCCGTGCAGGAGGCTCAGGCCATGGCCGCCCTGCACAGCGAGGTGTTCGGCGCTTCCGTCCCGGCGCCCAGCGCGGAGGCCTCCCCGCGCGTCACCGCCATGGAGCCGGAGCCCGTGTCCGCCTCCGCACTGTCCTCTCCCCCCGTGGCGGTGTCCCCCATGGCCCACGCCGATGCGCCCCCCACCGAGGTGGAAATCCAGACGCCCACCGAGGAGCTGGACCCGGATGCCCGCCGCGAGCGGCTCAAGGAGCGGCTCAAGGCGGTGCGCGAGAACCCGCGCCCCGAGCCCCTGCCGGCCTCCGTGGCCGAGGCGGGCCAGCGCGCCGTGGAGCGCATCAACTCCCTGCAGGGCGAGCTCAACCGGCTCAAGGCGCTCAACCTGTCGCTCACCCAGGAGCTGGAGGTGACGCGGCGCCAGTCGGAGAAGGCCACCGAGGAGGCGCGCCTGCGCATGGACGAGGCGCGCCGGCTCTCCTCGGAGATGGAGGCCCGGGTGAAGCTGCTGAGCGACCTGGAGCGCGAGCTGGCCGCCCTGGAGGGCGAGCGCGACGAGGCGCTCCTGTCCCTGCAGGAGGCCCGCCAGGCGCTCCAGGCGGCCGCGCAGGAGCGCGACTCGCTGGAGGCCCAGGTGAGCCAGGGCAAGAAGGCCCTCACCGACAGCCTCGCCGAGGAGGAGCGGCTGGCCACGGAGCTGGAGGGCGCCCGCGACGAGACGGGCCGCCTGAGCCGCGCCGTGGAGACGCTCCAGGGCGAGCGCGACGTGCTCGCACAGCAGGTGGCCTCGCTCACCGCCGAGCGCGCCGAGCTGCTCGAGGCGCGCAAGGCGCTGGAGTCGGTGCACCGGGCGCTCAGCCAGGCCATTTCGCGCTGA
- a CDS encoding immunity 52 family protein, which yields MTETYYAGSYWLARPESAEACARRAGRFFRSLGRCDPAWNRWYQPARSFEEARKRPFTTDETSFQKLFAHEKHQIFDGVKFRLWTGDNQEETSSAGGSCGSSSLQLPSNCVLEPFDEGLVGERILTAPIMAEVLRTMAIAWDPEWGVATSHQHLETAVKGFPYAGTFVGWVMYFSRLRGTVPPLPAPVRIAPVEDKGTLVILTPERFTAANPEHVALAARVHELLDRAGLLRPLQPWPTG from the coding sequence ATGACAGAGACCTATTATGCTGGCTCCTATTGGCTGGCCCGGCCCGAATCCGCCGAGGCTTGCGCACGACGCGCGGGGCGTTTCTTCCGCAGCCTGGGGCGCTGCGACCCGGCGTGGAACCGCTGGTATCAGCCGGCTCGCTCCTTCGAGGAGGCTCGCAAACGCCCATTCACGACAGATGAAACGAGCTTCCAGAAGCTGTTCGCACATGAGAAGCATCAGATCTTTGACGGTGTCAAGTTCCGGTTGTGGACGGGTGACAACCAGGAGGAAACGTCCTCCGCCGGAGGATCGTGCGGTTCATCCTCCCTCCAGCTTCCATCCAACTGCGTGCTTGAACCCTTCGATGAAGGTCTTGTCGGGGAACGGATCCTGACCGCTCCCATCATGGCCGAGGTGTTGCGCACCATGGCCATAGCCTGGGACCCGGAGTGGGGAGTGGCTACCTCGCACCAGCACTTGGAGACGGCGGTGAAGGGGTTCCCGTACGCAGGCACCTTCGTGGGCTGGGTGATGTACTTCTCGCGGCTTCGCGGCACGGTGCCCCCGCTGCCTGCGCCCGTGCGTATTGCACCCGTGGAGGATAAAGGCACCCTCGTCATCCTTACCCCCGAGAGGTTCACCGCCGCCAATCCGGAGCACGTCGCGCTGGCCGCACGTGTCCACGAGTTGCTGGACCGAGCTGGGCTGCTACGGCCGTTGCAGCCCTGGCCGACAGGTTGA
- a CDS encoding ferritin-like domain-containing protein, which yields MKTTSSDVGFNRTGIQTSPLETEEAIEGAREGIPSSPGDGSGILAVRAAYSVESPNVGSVPVPATFKGLLTTTKDFLKGNKSTVFIDKLGERLAFERSGVRLYEAALAKFDLHGTWPGGPSREQIESIYRDELNHFALIRETMETLGADPTAVTPSADLIAVASKGAPEVLADPRTNLVQSLEALLVAELTDNAGWELLIELARGLGQDALAEQFQVALDAEAEHLLLVRRWHAAGVTGEAGVWSGAAAPAF from the coding sequence ATGAAGACGACTTCCAGTGACGTGGGCTTCAACCGCACCGGCATCCAGACCTCTCCCCTGGAGACCGAGGAGGCCATCGAGGGGGCGCGCGAGGGCATCCCCAGCAGCCCGGGCGATGGCAGCGGCATCCTCGCGGTGCGCGCCGCCTACTCGGTGGAGAGCCCCAACGTGGGCTCGGTGCCCGTGCCGGCGACCTTCAAGGGCCTGCTGACCACCACCAAGGACTTCCTCAAGGGCAACAAGTCCACCGTGTTCATCGACAAGCTGGGCGAGCGGCTCGCCTTCGAGCGCTCGGGGGTGCGGCTCTACGAGGCGGCCCTGGCCAAGTTCGACCTGCACGGCACCTGGCCCGGCGGGCCCTCGCGCGAGCAGATTGAGAGCATCTACCGCGATGAGCTGAACCACTTCGCGCTCATCCGCGAGACGATGGAGACGCTCGGCGCGGACCCCACGGCGGTGACGCCCTCGGCGGACCTCATCGCGGTGGCGTCCAAGGGCGCCCCCGAGGTGCTGGCCGACCCGCGCACCAACCTCGTCCAGTCCCTGGAGGCGCTGCTGGTGGCGGAGCTGACGGACAACGCGGGCTGGGAGCTGCTCATCGAGCTGGCGCGCGGGCTGGGCCAGGACGCGCTCGCCGAGCAGTTCCAGGTGGCGCTGGACGCGGAGGCCGAGCACCTGCTGCTCGTGCGCCGCTGGCACGCGGCCGGTGTCACGGGCGAGGCCGGCGTGTGGTCCGGGGCCGCCGCCCCGGCGTTCTAA
- a CDS encoding Tox-REase-5 domain-containing protein → MRCWAIVLLFAFLSGCSAAMKGVVRLDTGQGEPIVHTPGRDVEPAAVSEKEFKKAIAQHAPTVSVVERPLEHARQLFGVPERSGWYRYERRGQRLIASEPGSTRNLRLLPEDEELKRRYLLWCEHTWGGGDCLRLLVDKPFLDGDAKYALAMAIAHSKVLGAMKEELARMVSPQAVVATVVGGLTMYAILLALPEPVSKGIAALMTLGAVAYLGWDTVWRLIDGWLVLMKEVDKATTFDGLYSSGEKFGDTMGEKAARAFVMLGTVALGNTASGMAATLPKLPGAGQAAVVAETQLNIRFTAPALAQVESVAISAEGGTIALAPNAVAMTARGSSGGKAGAKAAPPSSGGPGQWFKAKEGMPEQARRYQAQVTGAPEGYVYRVEQGGKYVKFDGFDQGVLIETKATGYAQWINKKLEFFGNFQGRDQMLDQAQRQVTAANGTPIRWIVAEEKLAGALRKMFTNEQLPIEVIHIPAAP, encoded by the coding sequence ATGCGGTGCTGGGCGATTGTCCTGCTGTTCGCGTTCCTCTCAGGATGCAGCGCCGCAATGAAGGGCGTCGTCCGCTTGGACACAGGCCAGGGCGAGCCCATCGTCCACACTCCGGGCCGCGACGTGGAGCCGGCGGCGGTGAGCGAAAAGGAATTCAAGAAGGCCATCGCGCAACATGCCCCCACTGTGTCTGTGGTGGAGCGGCCTCTGGAGCACGCCAGGCAGCTGTTTGGAGTGCCCGAGCGAAGCGGCTGGTACAGGTACGAGAGGAGGGGCCAGCGCCTCATTGCTTCGGAGCCGGGGAGTACCAGGAACCTACGCTTGTTACCCGAGGACGAGGAGCTCAAGCGCCGCTACCTGCTGTGGTGCGAGCACACGTGGGGAGGCGGAGATTGCCTGCGCCTGCTGGTAGACAAGCCCTTCCTGGATGGCGATGCCAAATACGCGCTCGCCATGGCGATTGCTCACAGCAAAGTACTGGGGGCCATGAAGGAGGAACTTGCCCGGATGGTGAGCCCTCAGGCGGTGGTAGCCACAGTGGTGGGCGGCCTGACCATGTATGCCATTCTGCTCGCACTACCCGAACCGGTGAGTAAGGGCATCGCCGCGCTGATGACGCTGGGGGCCGTGGCGTACCTGGGCTGGGACACGGTGTGGCGCCTGATCGACGGGTGGCTGGTGCTGATGAAGGAAGTGGATAAGGCCACCACCTTCGACGGCCTCTACTCCTCCGGAGAGAAGTTCGGGGACACGATGGGAGAGAAGGCGGCCCGAGCCTTCGTCATGCTGGGCACGGTGGCCCTGGGGAATACGGCTTCGGGGATGGCGGCGACGCTGCCGAAGTTGCCGGGAGCCGGGCAGGCGGCGGTGGTGGCCGAGACGCAGCTGAACATCCGCTTCACGGCCCCTGCTCTGGCTCAGGTGGAATCGGTTGCCATCAGTGCCGAGGGCGGCACTATCGCGTTGGCCCCCAACGCAGTCGCCATGACAGCGCGCGGCAGCTCAGGCGGCAAGGCTGGCGCGAAGGCTGCGCCGCCCAGCTCGGGTGGCCCGGGGCAATGGTTCAAGGCGAAAGAGGGCATGCCCGAGCAGGCGCGCCGCTATCAGGCGCAGGTGACGGGCGCCCCCGAAGGCTATGTCTACCGCGTCGAGCAGGGTGGTAAGTACGTGAAATTCGACGGCTTCGACCAGGGGGTTCTGATCGAAACCAAGGCCACCGGCTACGCGCAGTGGATCAATAAGAAGCTGGAGTTTTTCGGAAACTTTCAGGGGCGCGACCAGATGCTTGATCAGGCGCAGCGCCAAGTCACAGCCGCCAATGGAACGCCCATCCGGTGGATCGTCGCCGAAGAGAAACTCGCGGGTGCGCTCAGGAAGATGTTCACGAACGAGCAACTCCCGATTGAGGTCATCCATATTCCCGCAGCTCCGTAA
- a CDS encoding HEAT repeat domain-containing protein — protein MSDERPDALLKSALEKIVYFEARADQLHGELDAARQEVARLQRELNETGQREIVLRRELAEFEVRVNRAHSEREELSRLNQALRDERTQLLGKLLDATRIRTASQAPESLDDDDDLGIDLASFISQLRSEALNRPAAPAPEAPPSRGTPPAGAPPAPPAARPAPTLSRPGFRERPPPPVPDEDEPLWSVPVPAVALAVAAAPAVAAAPAASAVVQQAQRFRHEGRLGVSAAQLAELSGDTGPAGRSGETLFGFSVRELSASDPSARIRAAERLKALGQTAAAPALATALHAETDPGAQVVLLQAFAGLCREQGASVVSPLLASPVAEVRIASLKALLSLAPKDAAPHLAQAMKDPDRAVRRRASLLALGLEGEAAHRLGEEAIHDADPEVRSLAALALGAGSGEGARLLLLDALLDADRRVRKSAAQSLSRILGQDVSAVVELDEPQRRREIRRLSLLPSHPVKAPMNARPPPRPVAPEPPPAPVARAPVPRAPKVVVPPTPAPEPAALRPAPARPTREVPAVAAERTGPVRAALAVMGSAPQGSAAPRPAVNRAAGPSPVEALCAPLMEDIRTAIRGRSFGELASMLSAPVELAQEALTLLVARGAVVRRGHKYFAA, from the coding sequence GTGAGTGATGAGCGTCCGGACGCGCTGCTCAAGAGCGCGCTCGAAAAGATCGTCTACTTCGAGGCCCGCGCGGACCAGCTCCACGGTGAGCTCGACGCGGCGCGGCAAGAGGTCGCCCGCCTCCAGCGCGAGCTCAACGAGACCGGGCAGCGCGAAATCGTCCTGCGCCGCGAGCTGGCCGAGTTCGAGGTGCGCGTCAACCGCGCCCACTCCGAGCGCGAGGAGCTCAGCCGCCTCAACCAGGCCCTGCGCGACGAGCGCACCCAGCTGCTCGGCAAGCTGCTGGATGCCACCCGCATCCGCACCGCCTCCCAGGCTCCCGAGTCCCTGGACGATGATGACGACCTGGGCATCGACCTGGCCTCGTTCATCTCCCAGCTTCGCAGCGAGGCGCTGAACCGGCCCGCGGCGCCCGCCCCTGAAGCGCCCCCCTCGCGCGGGACGCCCCCCGCGGGGGCCCCCCCGGCGCCTCCGGCCGCCCGTCCCGCGCCCACCCTGAGCCGTCCGGGCTTCCGGGAGCGGCCCCCGCCGCCCGTGCCGGACGAGGACGAGCCGCTCTGGTCCGTGCCCGTGCCCGCCGTGGCGCTCGCCGTGGCCGCCGCGCCCGCGGTGGCCGCCGCGCCCGCGGCCTCGGCCGTGGTGCAGCAGGCGCAGCGCTTCCGCCACGAGGGAAGGCTCGGGGTGAGCGCCGCGCAGCTCGCCGAGCTGTCCGGGGACACCGGGCCCGCGGGGCGCTCCGGCGAGACGCTGTTCGGCTTCTCCGTGCGCGAGCTGTCCGCCTCGGACCCCTCGGCCCGCATCCGCGCCGCCGAGCGCCTCAAGGCCCTGGGGCAGACGGCCGCCGCGCCCGCCCTGGCCACCGCGCTCCACGCGGAGACGGACCCCGGCGCGCAGGTGGTGCTGCTGCAGGCCTTCGCCGGCCTGTGCCGCGAGCAGGGCGCCTCCGTCGTCTCGCCGCTCCTGGCCTCCCCCGTGGCCGAGGTGCGCATCGCCTCGCTCAAGGCCCTGCTGTCCCTGGCCCCCAAGGATGCCGCGCCCCACCTGGCCCAGGCCATGAAGGACCCCGACCGGGCCGTGCGCCGCCGCGCCTCGCTGCTGGCCCTGGGCCTGGAGGGCGAGGCCGCGCACCGGCTGGGCGAGGAGGCCATTCACGACGCGGACCCCGAGGTGCGCAGCCTCGCCGCCCTGGCCCTGGGCGCCGGCAGCGGTGAGGGGGCCCGGCTGCTGCTGCTGGACGCGCTCCTGGATGCCGACCGCCGCGTGCGCAAGTCCGCCGCGCAGAGCCTCTCGCGCATCCTCGGCCAGGATGTCTCCGCCGTGGTGGAGCTCGACGAGCCCCAGCGCCGCCGGGAGATTCGCCGCCTGTCCCTGCTGCCCTCCCACCCCGTGAAGGCCCCGATGAACGCGCGGCCTCCGCCCCGGCCCGTGGCCCCCGAGCCCCCCCCGGCGCCCGTGGCCCGGGCCCCGGTGCCCAGAGCTCCCAAGGTGGTGGTCCCTCCCACCCCGGCCCCGGAGCCCGCCGCCCTCCGGCCCGCGCCCGCGCGCCCCACCCGGGAAGTGCCCGCCGTGGCCGCCGAGCGCACGGGCCCCGTCCGGGCCGCACTGGCGGTGATGGGCTCCGCGCCTCAGGGTTCGGCCGCGCCCCGTCCGGCCGTGAACCGGGCCGCGGGCCCCTCTCCCGTGGAGGCGCTGTGCGCGCCGTTGATGGAGGACATTCGAACCGCTATCCGAGGACGTTCGTTCGGCGAGCTGGCATCCATGCTATCGGCTCCCGTGGAGTTGGCGCAGGAGGCGCTCACCCTCCTGGTGGCCCGGGGGGCGGTGGTGCGCAGGGGCCACAAATACTTCGCCGCTTGA